One part of the Saprospiraceae bacterium genome encodes these proteins:
- a CDS encoding TonB-dependent receptor, with product MKINPTNFILFFFLITCVSFSLNAQIMGGMGKPSGPPPEGKIQGEVYDSVTKTPLAFANILIQEALEKKDVDGGLTEDDGKFKIKGLKNAKYNVIVSFLGYQSKVMGPFKINKDVVEYNLGKIYLVSNVNNLEEVTVVGQKDLIENKIDRMVYNADRDVTSKGGNAADVLRKTPLLTVDLEGNVSMRGSSNLKILINGKPSSIMSSSVPDALRMIPADVIEKVEVITNPGAKYDAEGTGGIINIVTKTKKIQGVSGSIYASAGTKSSSLGTNLSVRMGQIGFNANVGGYLWRGKGESNIDRENLLIPINPYFKQTGTSSNIGGGMYGQIGGDYDIDSKNSISLTTRFPLNLFKNTNGLTTFQGDTIGALPFLFRRESDVLNFTFGTDINLDYKKTYGKDTDREFGISAQYSYSNKKSDYETDQFDEVGLLNYNETSPNLGLNKEFTFAADYLHPFSKSINLEVGAKTILRNVYSDIYYDTLNIPANQYLRDHSRDNIFDYDQDVAAAYSQLTFPINTSLKARAGIRYEHTFINGMTDADGNDFKNDYASWIPSGLLAYTLKDKSTLKFSYSRRIQRPSMFYLNPYVNYNDPTNISYGNPELKPELTESFEMSYSLTKDIKNATIAVYHKVTNDLIDNYRFVDTLGRTNSTYNNLATNYSSGMSINGGIMKLGKIILNGTINLYYQKVESSQFDGLQNDAFSYSANGFANVNITPTLGITFWGFVNSPKLTTQGKQNSYFLYSIGLRKDLWKKMGGLTIGVDNPFHPKLNLGSEFKSTSFSYKAENQFEGWGLRVSLDYRFGKMEFGGSQKKRKGNLNDDLKQGEGERGGN from the coding sequence ATGAAAATAAACCCAACAAATTTTATTCTATTCTTCTTTTTAATTACCTGCGTTTCCTTTAGTTTGAATGCGCAAATAATGGGTGGCATGGGTAAACCTTCTGGACCTCCTCCGGAGGGCAAAATCCAGGGTGAAGTTTACGATAGTGTAACAAAAACACCATTGGCATTTGCGAATATTTTAATTCAGGAAGCACTGGAGAAAAAAGATGTTGATGGCGGACTTACAGAAGATGATGGAAAATTTAAAATTAAAGGACTTAAGAATGCCAAATACAATGTAATCGTTTCTTTCCTGGGATACCAATCTAAAGTTATGGGCCCTTTTAAAATAAATAAGGATGTAGTTGAGTATAATTTAGGAAAAATTTATTTGGTTTCAAACGTGAATAATTTAGAGGAAGTTACTGTTGTTGGGCAAAAAGATCTCATCGAGAACAAGATTGACCGCATGGTTTATAATGCAGATCGGGATGTGACTTCTAAAGGTGGAAATGCTGCGGATGTACTTCGAAAAACACCTTTGCTAACAGTCGATTTGGAAGGTAATGTATCTATGCGTGGGAGCAGTAATCTTAAAATTTTAATTAATGGCAAACCTTCTTCGATTATGTCTTCAAGTGTTCCGGATGCATTGCGAATGATTCCTGCAGATGTTATAGAAAAAGTAGAAGTCATAACAAATCCAGGTGCAAAGTATGATGCAGAAGGTACTGGAGGGATTATTAACATTGTCACTAAAACTAAAAAAATTCAAGGCGTAAGTGGGTCTATATATGCCAGCGCAGGAACGAAAAGTAGCAGCCTAGGCACGAATTTATCAGTACGCATGGGTCAAATTGGTTTTAATGCAAATGTTGGTGGTTATTTATGGAGAGGGAAGGGTGAATCCAATATTGATAGAGAGAATTTATTGATCCCAATAAATCCTTATTTTAAACAAACCGGAACTTCATCAAATATAGGAGGAGGTATGTATGGTCAAATTGGGGGAGATTATGATATTGATAGTAAAAATTCAATTTCATTAACCACTAGATTCCCTTTAAATCTTTTTAAAAACACGAATGGTCTTACTACCTTCCAAGGAGATACCATTGGAGCTTTGCCCTTTTTATTCAGAAGAGAAAGCGATGTTTTGAATTTTACATTTGGAACAGATATTAATTTGGATTATAAAAAAACGTATGGAAAAGATACCGACCGTGAATTCGGTATATCAGCTCAATATTCCTATAGCAATAAAAAAAGTGATTATGAAACGGATCAATTTGATGAAGTTGGACTTTTGAATTATAATGAAACGAGTCCGAATCTTGGATTGAATAAAGAATTTACATTTGCTGCAGATTATCTACATCCATTTTCAAAAAGTATCAATCTCGAAGTAGGTGCAAAAACCATCCTTCGGAATGTTTACAGTGATATCTATTATGACACTTTAAATATTCCTGCAAATCAATACTTAAGAGATCACAGCAGAGATAATATTTTTGATTATGATCAGGATGTTGCGGCTGCATATTCTCAATTGACCTTTCCGATTAATACGAGTTTAAAAGCCAGAGCCGGAATCCGGTATGAGCACACTTTTATTAATGGCATGACAGATGCTGATGGAAATGATTTTAAAAATGATTATGCAAGCTGGATTCCATCTGGACTCTTAGCTTATACCTTAAAGGATAAATCAACTTTAAAATTTTCCTACTCTAGAAGAATTCAGAGACCTAGTATGTTTTATTTGAATCCGTATGTTAATTACAATGACCCTACGAATATATCCTATGGTAATCCGGAATTAAAGCCTGAGTTGACAGAATCATTTGAAATGAGTTATTCTTTAACAAAGGATATAAAAAATGCAACCATAGCAGTGTATCATAAAGTTACGAATGATCTTATCGATAATTATCGTTTTGTAGATACTCTGGGAAGAACGAATTCAACGTATAATAACCTGGCTACAAATTATTCTTCTGGTATGAGTATTAATGGTGGGATTATGAAATTGGGCAAGATCATATTAAATGGTACCATCAACTTATATTATCAAAAAGTGGAAAGTTCTCAGTTTGATGGATTGCAGAATGATGCGTTTAGTTATAGCGCAAATGGATTTGCCAATGTGAATATCACGCCAACGCTTGGCATTACTTTTTGGGGCTTTGTAAATTCACCTAAATTGACGACACAAGGAAAACAAAATAGCTATTTTCTGTATAGTATTGGACTCCGCAAAGATTTATGGAAGAAAATGGGAGGCTTGACAATTGGTGTTGACAATCCTTTCCATCCAAAATTAAATTTAGGCTCTGAATTTAAATCTACTTCATTCTCCTATAAAGCTGAAAACCAATTTGAAGGTTGGGGATTAAGAGTAAGTCTGGATTACCGTTTTGGTAAAATGGAATTTGGGGGTTCTCAAAAGAAGCGTAAAGGCAATCTTAATGACGACCTTAAACAAGGTGAAGGAGAGCGCGGTGGAAATTAA